From the genome of Oryza glaberrima chromosome 1, OglaRS2, whole genome shotgun sequence:
TGCGTAGCCCATTTgtctgaatttttttcatttttaaatttatttcttttaatatttacagaaataatctatcgccGGAAAAATTTACAGAAATAGACCTTGCCGCCCCAGTagagggcggcaagctgacgtggcagacggcgccgccgtctgccgccATCTGGGAAAATTACATTTAGCCCCTTAggggcggcaaggggctaaatgcaattttccCAGCCCTCTAGAGCATTTGGCTGGTGCATTTTGCATCTGGGTCTCTTGCCGCCCTCTACTAGGGTAGGGCGGCAAGGGTCCCAGATGCAAAACAGCCACATGCTTCTTTCCAGATATGTTGATAATAATTaaagattatttatttaaatcTAAATCAAccgtagaaaaaataaactcaaataaacgaaatatgtgacttgtaaaattttctaaatctcTACCGAAAATAGACGTCATTCGGGTGTCATTTATTAAAACAGGCGTAACTTTATCTTACGGACACGGAAtgaggcaaataatatatccacggacatctacagaaaaagttacatccgattcttcTGGCTTCGCcgggttcggcgatattaagacctccaaattccgcttgtaAGATTGTGTTTttgaggagagaagtttttcggtagagctttggaaaattctacatgccacatattttgtccgtttgagtttttttttctatggttggttcttgtgttctcctaagtgtgaaaaaatatcaaaaaaatgaaataaaaataaaaaagttgcacatctctctcctactctagaggggagaggggttagaaaattccacatgtcatatatttcgtccatttgagtttagtttttctatggttggttcttgtgtgctcctaatcgtgaaaaaaatatcaaaaaataaaataaaaataaaaaggttgcaACTCCGCGGAGAGATACAAAATTGGATGCGAGGGGTGTGGAGAGGGGCTGGCTTTTTTGCATtgaggtcccttgccgccctttgCTAGAGCGGCAAGGGACCCAGATGCAAAATTTACCAgccaaatgatttttctatgttacgttaataataattaaagaagtatttattggtaaaacttgttaataatgttataaaaatgtattgaagttggttgtttcgcaatttcatatgttaagtgAAATATTATTTTGTAACTTATTCGACGTATTAGTGTGCGAAATTGATATAGGCCTATCGCAGTCTCGGTCGTAGAAACATTATATGCACTTAaacaaggagaattatgtaacatgaagaaatagtagtcgaatttgaacatgatacaTCTATTTCCATTGCGGTTACATAGATGATATTAGATTCGAACTAGGAGGGAGGTAGTGCAAGAGTTGAACACAACGACGATGTAGTAATGGGATAAGGAGGTATGACAgtagaaatttcaatatgccaagttgtctgataatagctaacccctacgtgaggatccctctcctctctcaaaccgCGCTTTAGTAACCCTGTATTGCTCTGGTAGTTCAAGATGCACAACACGGCTAGGTGGAGTTAGAACCCTTCTGGTGTCTATCCATTCTCTGTATTGACATCTCCTTGGTGGTTCCTGGGGGGAAAGAATAGATGTGAAGCGAGCGAAGTTAGTAAATGttgtgagaaaataaggattcatgataatcaaaatattcttaccatgaaatcatcgtcaagaatatttggacaaacaaagaACCTTCGACCCAATGTCGTAGGCTTTATGGAACGAAGAACCTGACAACAATCACCGCACCTGCATCTTGGACGGGCTTCCCATGGAGGGAGTGCCATAGTTAGCACCCGCCAGTCACATTGTTGTTCACGACATTGTCGTTCGTAAGCCGCTTTTCTCTGCAAGTATTGCTCAGTACTTTTGGATGCGAAATACCAGCGTCCTTcttgtaaacaagtggttaGGTCGAGAACGGGATTTTCTATATCGATCCACTTGATGTATGCACAAGCCGTAGTGCGGGTCTGACGAATAGAGTAGTAATACGAGGAATAAAACAATTGCCCATACGGAATGAATAATcatatgcagataataaaatacCTCACGGTCATAGTTAGGGCACCTAAAAAAGCGCCTTCCTCGAATATCAGGATTCCTCGAAGCCATTAGTTGGCATCGGTCACCGCATAGGCAGAGAGGACGCTGGCACCAAGGTGGTAGTAGGTATACACAAGGATCGCTACGCCAGTTCGGGTCCTCAACGCCCAGGCGTCTAGGCATTGATGAAAGATGGTAGGATTTGTAATAAAGCAAGTTGGGAAGAGGATACTGAATGTGACTGAGTTATGAAAGATTGTGAGGCCTCGCTCGTTAAGGCGACTTATATAGGCACTAAAAATCGCAGTGATATCCCTGACATGTCAACGTCGCGGGGCATGGTGGGTACGCTTgattggcgccgaaagttacaTTGGTCGTATGCGGGCAATGGCGGGCAATTAGTCGTACCGCACACgaataaaggaggctgcatcggtgCGGCAGAAAGTAGTCGTGCATGCGCCGAAAGGTATCGTGCAGTCGTAAAAAGTAGTAGTGAAGTTCAGGGATGAGAACCCGAATAACAACAACGTATTCATCACAGAAGCATACAATACTAGCATGTGAAgtaaataaacaaagagaagtCTGCTACTGGCCCTGCCCCACGCCGCGACCACGCTTGGTCCTCCGTCCCTGTGCTCGCACGTGGTCCTGGGGGTACGTGAAACGATCCGGTGGCACAGCACGGGTAGCACGAGTGTCTGGCGGCGGGGTGGACAGCGACTGGTCCTGCATCTGCACCGGCGGTGCGCCTCCCAGCTGTGAGGGGCCAATGACGTCCTGTGTCAAGCCTGAAGCGAAGTCGAAGTCGGTGATGTCGAAGAGCAAGGCGGAAGCCACCCCGTACTCCGACGAGGTCCCAGCATGGTGCAGTGGTGGACCCTGACTCGACGTGCCGGGTGCCTGTGACGAAGTCCCGGTGTACTGCCAGAACTGCGCTGAGTGCGAGGTCGACGCAGATGCCTGAGACGCTGACCCTGCAGCCTGGGAGAAGTGGGCGGCCTGCGTCGTAGAGAACTGGGCGAAACCTAGACATCGACAACGGGACCCTTGTAAGCTAAGACAtaaattgcatgtaaattgattgtcgaagtactgttgtttttttaattacctGTGGGCGGCACAACAAAAGGCCTAGCCGAGGAAGGCGGGGTGCTGAACGGTGCACGAAACCCTGAAGCAATCGGATCAATCGACTCACATAGATGTGCGAGGCATGTAGAAAAAATCATTAAAAATACTAACCTCCGTGTGGagggggagtcggcctaggaacGTCCGCAGATGGACGGGGACCGGTCAAGAATGTGCCATCAATGCAGAGAACAGGACGATAGTGCACGAAtgccatcttgcatgcatgtagagctaAGAACGCCCTTTGCAGCACACTCTTGCCAGGATGTTCAATTGAGGAGAATTTCTTCACTACGTAAGAGCTCCCAGGGTTTCTTTCTTCGATAACACCAAGCAGGCGTGGCAAATTGTCATACGAGGCTTCGtaagttccaaatctcatctctattattttctgtttggccCTCCATGCCTTGGCATAGCTAATAGTATACTTGTATGTCTCTTCGATGTGTCGGATTATTGACCATGGTTTATATGTCAGATTATCGATGACATGCGCATACAtctcagatgcaacaaatgcacatgtaatgttcctgtggtatttctgaacaccaggtagaaaacatgtatgcttggtAACAATTGACACTGTCCAGTAATCCTTCCATTTTCCCTTATAAGCGTGCACTCTCCAGGGACAAccatctttttccttaacaCACCGAACTTCATATTGCGATCGGTTCGACTTGGCAACCCAAAACTCTCTATGAAGTGACACTGCAAAATGCTTTACCGCCTCCTTCATATCTTCTGCTCTATTATAAATCGCTCCCTGAAtaacctcattttctttgtactcCCATCTCACACTATCCTCCTCAGATACGACCAGACCAGAAAAATCCTGACTAGCCCATTCGGCTGGATTAATATCCGTCTCATCATCTGACGAATCACCTTCCTCCACACGCTCGTTGTCAGaatcctctctctccatttcatccacaatggcaCCGACAGTCTCCCCCTCATCGGCCACTCCATCACCGGGTTGAATGCCCACTGGAGCTACTACGCCCCCTTCCTCTCGTGTGTTGACCTCTTCCACATAACTCTCATTTAGTCCCtcgccatcatccatgttcatctgcACACCTGGATCCTTCGGGTGAACAAACGGAACCATAGCTAGAGGCCACCCGCGTTGCAATGCATTCTCCACATACCATCTTCACATTCGAGAATTTTGAactggcattagttcccaataaaaaccctcagttgcccgacttactataacattgattgttatgtcactAGTCTGTGGATCAACTCTCAAACCCCTCATCAACCATCCTTTTATAAAAGGTACACTCCTCTCTGCCGGTCTATCAATTCCCCTTTCTGATACAATAAATTCTGACAGATCTACCCCAGTTGGCCCGTAACGGACGTTTCCTGGGCCATGGTAAACTTgaaatatttgtttgttcgacATATCTGTCAACGAAATAACTAGATCATATTATTCTTTCATGCAATAAACACCTATAACGTAATATCTTCTCGTGTACGCCAATGTAATGGTAAAGTATTGATTTGAAGCTAGCAGATCTATGTATTTACCATCTACAATACGCAGTTCTagattagtacaactaaaaccctaaaaatataatgcatttattcaaacaaagttttaaaaaatacacagcAGTAAACTTAATAGTCACATATAGGATCTATGAATATTACCTGAAATCGATGTCTGAATCCGGCAGGGCTTCgccctttcttttcttctcctccccttctgttttttttaactggAGTTGTAAGGGGAGGAATGAGGGCTGGGGGCAGGGGCGGcaggccttttataggcagcgaggcctgccgccccaacagagggcggcaaggggccgctTGCAAAATGGCCAGCCCCGGCTGGCTTTTTTGCATTGGGACCCCTTGCCGCCCCAACAAAACCCTccctccgtcaccgcccgtccctcCCCCGTCTGctacgtcagcttgccgccctctgttgggtgcggcagggtctattcttataatttttttcgccgacagattatttctgtaaatattaaaaaaaattaaaaatgaaaaaaattcccaTTTGTCTAAGAACGACTATCCTTCACGCTGCGGCCCATGAGGCCCACGATCTCTCCTTGCCGGGGAGAGACGGTGACTGCTACTTCCGGGCTGGGCATTTGCTGCCGCGGTGGCTGCTGCTTTCCCGTGTGCGCAGCGGCGCGGGAATGGGTTTTTCGTTTCGTTCTTGGCGTGCGGATGCGACGCGCCGTGGCGTGCTCCATCACCATTGTTAGCCGACACCCAATCGCCAGTGGTTGCCAGAGCTAAGCTCCTCGAAAAATTGTTAACAATGACAAACGAATCTAGGGcctgagagcaagtttaatagtgtagtcAACTATTAactctaaattatttatagtcaatttaatactccttccgtcttataatataagggattttaactttttgcttgcactgtttgaccactcgtcctattcaaaaattttatgcaaatataaaaaatgaaaagttgtgcttaaagtactttggataataaagtaagtcacaaataacataacaaataattctaaatttttttgaaaaagtcgagtggtcaaacagtgcaagcaaaaaatcaaaatcctttatattataggatggtaGGAGTAGTTAaatcatacaatagttacctataacatatactacactattaatttCTGGTCCTATTTATCATATACACATTGTGCTTTAAAGTATATACTGTAGTTGGTTATAAATTTGTAACCCactgtttttctctctctttttttatattattaaaatatgtttatagttagcTTATAGGCCCGAGGCATCCGTGGACATAATTTGGTTTAAAAATAAACGAGCGGTTTTGGCCTTTGGGAGAACGTTACCGAACGTTGTGGTCGCAAGCTACAATTGCTACAATCCGCTCGCTGTTGAGCACTGCGAAAACGAATTTTAAGCCAGCAGAGTCAAACACAGAGGGGACGAGACATGCATGCAGCTGGCCCGCAATGCACCGCTACGCGTTTGCTCCGGTTGATTGATTCCCAGATAGGCATTGACACCGACACCGCGTTGGTATCAGATTGTTCTACTAGTCTTCAaccagcggcgcgcgcggtgtGCACCATGCATGCCCATGCAAGGAAAACGCCCATCCAACCACGGGGCACGCAATCCAAAGCTATAAAAAAACGTTCCGACTCGCCTCCACCACGACAACTCGCACcacacaccaccaccatcaAACTCCTTGCATTTCTACCAACGATGCGGCACGCGGCGCTGCTCGGCGTGGGCTTCGCGCTCTGCCTCCTCCGCGCGCAGGCGCAGCCGTACGACTACCCGACGGCGAAGCCGTCCACGACGTGGGCGAACACCGACGCCGCGCTGCGCCACCACGTCGCCTACACCGACGGCTCCGTGGCGCGCGCCGCGCTGCTGCGCCTCAACCCGGCGCGCCTCGGCCCCTCCTTCGCCTTCGGCTTCTTCTGCACCAACCACCGTGCCGGGGCGCCGTGCGCCGActtcctcctcggcgtcgccgtcgtgtaCTGCAACAGCGGCGCCGGGATCACCGCGGTCACCACCGGCATCCCGCAGGTGGTGTGGTCGGCCAACCGCGCCGTCCCCGTCGGGGACGGCGCCACCGCGGAGCTCACGGCGGACGGCGACCTGGTCCTGAGATCGCCCGGCGGCAAGGTGCTATGgtcggccggcgcggcggggcgcggcgtCTCCGGGATGAGCATCAACAGCGACGGCAACCTGGTGCTGTTCGACGGAAGCAACCGGACGGTGTGGCAGTCGTTCGACCACCCAACCGACACGCTCGTCGTCGGGCAGTCGCTGAAGCAGGGCGCACGGCTCACCGCCAACGCGTCGTTTGACAACTCGTCGGAGGGCAGGATatacctcgccgtcgccgacgacggcctcgCCGCCTACGTCGACGCCAAGCCGCCACAGCGCTACTACGTCCTTGGCTACAGCAAGAACGCCGGCGCCTACGCGGCGTACACCAACGGCAGCCTCGCCGTGCTCGACCGCCCCGGCGGCCAGCAGCTGGCCACCGTCCagctccccgccgtcgccgccggcacgGTGCAGTACATGCGGCTGGAGCACGACGGCCACCTCCGCCTCTACGAGTGGCGCTCGAACGGGATGAGATgggaggccgccggcgacgtgctcCACCCCTACCCCGGCGACTGCGCGTACCCGACGGTGTGCGGCGCGTACGGCGTGTGCACGGACATGCAGTGCAGCTGCCCCGACGCCGCCAACTTCCGGGCGGTGGACTTCCGGCGGCCGAACCGCGGCTGCGtcccgacgtcgccgccggcgccgccggcgacatgcCGTTCCCGGCGCGCGCGGCACCGGCTGGTGTCGCTGCGCGACACGGCCTACTTCAACAGCCACGACACCAGCATGCGGACGCTGGAGAGGGTGGGCGAGGCGGCGTGCAAGGCGGCGTGCTTGGGCGACTGCGCGTGCATGGCGGCGCAGTTCGTGTACGGATTCGACCCCAACGACGGCTTCTGCTACCTGCAGTCGGAGGTGTTGTCGCTGGAGACGATGCAGCCGGAGGTGTTTCACTACAACTCCTCCATGCATATCAAGATTGCCCAGGGCAGGTTGCCAAGACGATTCTGATCGCCTTTTTACAGTCTACTATACTATATCAAGGAGGAGAAATCCTTGTAAATACATACATGAATAAATTCACGAGAACTAACTAGGATTCTCGATTCATATGTTTTTGTATTCAACATTTGTTTGTGGGTTTTaacaaaatataaagaaaacatttttttttattttttcatttttattttttaatatttacagaaatattataccatccaaaatatttacagaaatggCCCTTGCCGTCCAAGTGGAGAGAGGCAAGGTGTGTGCATTTTGCACtgaggtcccttgccgccctctgcaAGGGCTGCAAGGGGGCAAATGCAATTTTCACCCTgctaaaaatgcatttttctagttttttttcatcttgtCCGTCACCTGCCGCCCTCAGTCtacttctgtaaatattttcgccggtaaaatatttctgtaaatattaaaaaaataaaaatttaaaaatgaaaaatattctttttaaaCAAGGACACAGCAGCGTGCCTTACTACGAGTTGGGCTGGAACGGGATTCCCACGAACGTGTTGGGCCTCTTAACTCTTGGGCCGTGGGCCGTGGCCAGTCATCCAGTCATCGCTTGGTggcactcgccgtcgccgccgcgtctgcgTGAAGCCCCGTGCGTCTCCCCTCCGGCTCCGCTtctcccctcgccggcgccgtcgccggcgttcCTCGGCTGCAGATCCAATCCCGCGCCCCGCCGAGTGACTCTCCTGATTCCCTGACGGCCTATTGAAGAGCTGCCTAGACCACCGCCGCTCGCGACTCGCGAGCGCTGGGGcgcccgccggcggccgccacgcCCTTGTTGGCTAGGCTGCTAGCTCTCTGCCCCTCTCGCCTGTCGGCCTCTACTCCGGCTAaccagagctcctcctcccttgCTCCCTTGGCTACACGGGTATACCATCCATAGTGAGATAAGAAATTCATCTATGAATCCTCTTTCTCAAATCCCCAATCTTTTTTATTGGTTTTGAATCTGAATTGATTACTGCGATTAACTGTTTCGGTGGTGCTACGATAATCGGTGGAGTAGTAATTCAGCAGTGGCAAGATAACAATGGTGTCTTTCTCTGtttcttatactccctctggtactgctcttgatttttttttttcatgtcagaaaggtgttcgatgaaatgccatAGTAATAAACTAGGTATATGTGAGTCAATGGTAATAAACAGACCCGATGCCTTTTTAATTCACTACCTTTTAGAGTTGAAATTGCGGAGATCTTTAAATTATCATCCGTTCTAGTGATATGTTCTTGTATTTACAACCATTATATTCATTATTTCCATCATGACGAGTTTGTGCGATCACCATTGACAGTGGCCATGCCACAACCTACAAGtgcttctctctccctctgtcACACACATCTTATTTGTTCTATGTGAATCTGCTATATTTATGTAAGACCTTTTATATAtgatcttctctctttttttgtcGATTAGTGATATTATGAGATATTATTCCTATATTTGTATCACActtttaactaaaatttgtaCTTTCATACAGGATTTGCGGTCTTAGAAAATTTCGGTATATGAAGTTAGGCACACTCAACAAAATATTCCTGACTACACCACTTTTCAATGCGTTGGCATAGGACTAGTGGGCTATGGCGACCCGCGTCCTGTCACAGAACCTGAGAAAGTTGGCTTCGTTCTCACTCCTCAATCTGTCCCAGAGGGCACCAATCTCGCCTTCCCCTGAACCTCTCAGGTAACTCTATCTGTTACTCGATTCTCCTCTCTCCTGATCCTCGAGTACATCCTCATTGGTTAGATGGGAGAAATACCAAATTATTACTACTAGAATTTGTGAATAGGTGTTTGTTTATGAGGAGCTGGAAACTGCAGGCGGCAAAAATGATGTATGCAACATGAAGCATGTGTGCAACTTTaattccaataatcatataAAGGAGTTTCCTCCCAAACGATTGTTGTTTCTGTAAAGAATATAGCACTGATGTTCATTTGGCAAGAGTTGCCTACTTGTTCACTAAAATTACTCCGTGTAGCTTACCAAGCATGATGTGAGTAATATGTAACCAATGACAATTCAGGTTTAATTTCCCTGGTATTTTTTTCCTGCTACTTGTTGCAGGCCTGCTATTGCTTCATTTGGGAAATGCTTAAATCCCTTTTATCAGTTTAGTCCTCCATGGATGGTTAGATGGGCTAGCCATAGCTCAGTCAATCTAGTTCTATCTGATGATGGGAAACCCAAGTTTGAGATTGAGGAGGTGGAACCTTCCAAGAAGCGGGGGTATTTGACAAAGAAGCGATTGAAGCTTCAGAGGAAGagggaaaagaagaagaggaaagagGCCAATAAAAATGATCCACGGCGTATCAGACCCAAGGGAAAGAAGATAAAACAGAAATTTCCTACACCTGAAGCTCGACTCAAATACAAGATTGAGAAGGTATGTCTTTTTACATATTTGCTTAATTTAGTTTGCTCGACTAGTTTCTTGTTGAAGCAATCTTTACAATCAATGAATCAAATTAAGCATCTTTCATTCAGAGTAGGACATTGCTGGTTGCCATTCAGTATTTGAATAAGCATTCTAGCTTCCATTCACTGCCAATATACTTTCCTTCATAATTTgtcttcttctatttctatgaTATAATCAGAATTTAGAAGTAGTTGGTTTCCAAGGAACTTTCATAAGTACATATGCTAAATATGTTGGAAGACAATGTGCTTGAtttctctttgttttgtttctagGGGAGTACAAACTAAGACTATCTGTTTCTCTTCCAGGCCAAATTGAAAGAAGCTATGTTGGTTGAGAAGTTAAAGAAGTATGAGATTGCTAAAGCACAAGGCCCTATGGCTAAACAAGATGATCTTGATGGCGAGGAaagattttatttgaagaaGGTTTCTCAAAAAAAGTCAAATTATGTCCCTGTTGGAAGGAGAGGAGTCTTTGGTGGTGTTATTCTAAACATGCATTTGCACTGGAAGAAACATGAGACTGTAAAAGTCATCTGCAAACCCTGCAAGCCAGGGCAAATCCAGGAGTACGCAAGTGAGATAGCCAGACTGAGTGGTGGTATCCCTATTAATACTATTGGAAATGACACCATAGTCTTCTATCGGGGAAAGAACTATGTTCAGCCAGATGTCATGTCACCAGTCGATACACTATCAAAGAAAAAGGTAGGTTTGTTGATTCTGTTTACCCAGTTCAGTTGTCTCAGATGGATTATTGCCTATGGTTGGTAGCTTGTAGAAATGCCAGATAACTGATGTTTTCTATGCATCATTTTGCGCACTTACCTCTGTCCCTTTTTTTCATCAGGCActtgaaaaatcaaaatatgaaCAATCACTGGAGACAGTGAGGCGTTTTATTGCCGTGTCTGAAAAAGAGCTTGAACT
Proteins encoded in this window:
- the LOC127771122 gene encoding EP1-like glycoprotein 2, which translates into the protein MHAHARKTPIQPRGTQSKAIKKRSDSPPPRQLAPHTTTIKLLAFLPTMRHAALLGVGFALCLLRAQAQPYDYPTAKPSTTWANTDAALRHHVAYTDGSVARAALLRLNPARLGPSFAFGFFCTNHRAGAPCADFLLGVAVVYCNSGAGITAVTTGIPQVVWSANRAVPVGDGATAELTADGDLVLRSPGGKVLWSAGAAGRGVSGMSINSDGNLVLFDGSNRTVWQSFDHPTDTLVVGQSLKQGARLTANASFDNSSEGRIYLAVADDGLAAYVDAKPPQRYYVLGYSKNAGAYAAYTNGSLAVLDRPGGQQLATVQLPAVAAGTVQYMRLEHDGHLRLYEWRSNGMRWEAAGDVLHPYPGDCAYPTVCGAYGVCTDMQCSCPDAANFRAVDFRRPNRGCVPTSPPAPPATCRSRRARHRLVSLRDTAYFNSHDTSMRTLERVGEAACKAACLGDCACMAAQFVYGFDPNDGFCYLQSEVLSLETMQPEVFHYNSSMHIKIAQGRLPRRF
- the LOC127760240 gene encoding CRM-domain containing factor CFM9, mitochondrial yields the protein MATRVLSQNLRKLASFSLLNLSQRAPISPSPEPLRPAIASFGKCLNPFYQFSPPWMVRWASHSSVNLVLSDDGKPKFEIEEVEPSKKRGYLTKKRLKLQRKREKKKRKEANKNDPRRIRPKGKKIKQKFPTPEARLKYKIEKAKLKEAMLVEKLKKYEIAKAQGPMAKQDDLDGEERFYLKKVSQKKSNYVPVGRRGVFGGVILNMHLHWKKHETVKVICKPCKPGQIQEYASEIARLSGGIPINTIGNDTIVFYRGKNYVQPDVMSPVDTLSKKKALEKSKYEQSLETVRRFIAVSEKELELYYRHIALYGNPQSQNVDPVYCDDRRAASLKMEEPSQGKDLSHMDNDGFSDITDASESDEEANPSEYDDNDDETGDNIGTVLYDHGGFKVLTDWPTPMVKKQSLVPARQLSKG